The following are from one region of the Candidatus Firestonebacteria bacterium RIFOXYD2_FULL_39_29 genome:
- a CDS encoding MacB family efflux pump subunit, whose amino-acid sequence MIELKNVSKTYQMGDITVQALRDVSLKIEQGEYVAIIGPSGSGKSTLMHILGFLDRPDTGAYTVFGEDVAKLKDDKLAILRSNVAGFVFQQFYLLPRTKAIENVELPLIYAGKKELRALAHEKLVQVELSERENHTPNELSGGQQQRVAIARALVNDPLVIFADEPTGNLDSKSKEEIMSILEGLNKKGKTIVMVTHEKEMAERAKRIITVFDGKIVSDVKKTDGLFLHKGERKLDAVQLFARKKTNFWSALFMDHLPQALKSIFSHKMRSALSMLGILIGVGAVIAMLALGKGAQQSMEARLASLGSNLLMLTPGSSNVGGVSLGAGAVTRFTLADAEALSKAGGSIKRVSPTVSGRAQVVFENKNWQTRVQSTGVDYAELHAANPEFGRFFTAEEVKSRAKVVVVGTTVVSNLFGNSDPVGRTIKINRINFSIIGVLPQKGSNGFQDQDDTMVIPVTTGMYRLLGKVYVDSIDVEAVSLDVMADAAEEIKQVIIKTHELKDDSSFQIRNMEDIQNMMKSVTNTMSMLLGSVAVISLLVGGIGIMNIMLVSVTERTKEIGLRKAIGAQEKDIMMQFLIEAIVMTVSGGIIGVIFGELISFIMAKLTGWPVIVTTLSIVVSTIFSATIGLIFGIFPARKAAKLNPIEALRFE is encoded by the coding sequence ATGATCGAACTTAAAAACGTCAGTAAAACATATCAGATGGGGGATATCACGGTGCAGGCGCTCCGGGATGTTTCTCTTAAAATTGAACAGGGGGAGTATGTTGCCATAATCGGACCTTCAGGCTCCGGCAAGTCCACCCTTATGCATATCCTCGGATTTTTAGACCGGCCCGATACCGGGGCCTATACGGTTTTTGGCGAAGATGTTGCGAAATTAAAGGACGATAAACTGGCAATTCTTAGAAGCAATGTTGCAGGGTTTGTTTTTCAGCAGTTTTATTTACTCCCCAGAACAAAGGCAATAGAAAATGTCGAACTTCCGCTTATCTATGCGGGAAAGAAAGAGTTAAGAGCTTTAGCCCATGAAAAATTAGTGCAGGTTGAACTTTCTGAAAGAGAAAATCACACTCCAAACGAACTCTCCGGCGGGCAGCAGCAAAGGGTTGCGATAGCCAGAGCGCTTGTCAATGATCCCCTGGTAATCTTTGCTGATGAACCGACAGGTAACCTGGACTCTAAAAGTAAAGAAGAAATAATGTCCATTTTGGAAGGTCTTAATAAAAAAGGGAAGACCATAGTAATGGTTACCCACGAAAAAGAAATGGCGGAAAGGGCAAAAAGAATAATCACGGTCTTTGACGGAAAGATAGTTTCAGACGTAAAAAAAACCGACGGACTGTTTTTACATAAAGGAGAAAGAAAGCTTGATGCCGTGCAGCTTTTTGCCAGAAAGAAGACAAATTTCTGGAGCGCTCTATTTATGGATCATCTTCCCCAGGCGCTTAAATCCATATTTTCCCACAAAATGCGTTCAGCGCTTTCAATGCTGGGTATTTTGATCGGCGTGGGCGCGGTTATCGCCATGCTGGCTCTCGGTAAGGGCGCCCAGCAATCTATGGAAGCGCGTTTGGCCTCTCTGGGTTCAAACCTTCTTATGCTAACGCCGGGAAGCAGCAATGTCGGAGGAGTTTCTTTGGGCGCCGGTGCTGTAACCCGTTTTACTCTTGCCGATGCCGAAGCCTTGAGTAAAGCAGGAGGCAGTATAAAAAGAGTTTCCCCGACGGTTAGCGGCAGGGCGCAGGTGGTTTTTGAAAATAAAAACTGGCAGACAAGGGTGCAGAGTACAGGAGTTGACTACGCGGAACTTCACGCGGCTAACCCCGAGTTTGGCAGATTCTTTACTGCGGAAGAGGTTAAGTCGCGCGCAAAAGTTGTAGTAGTCGGGACTACCGTAGTCAGTAATTTGTTCGGCAACTCTGATCCGGTCGGAAGAACTATAAAGATCAACAGGATTAATTTTAGCATTATCGGCGTGTTACCCCAGAAAGGTTCAAACGGATTTCAAGATCAGGACGACACAATGGTTATCCCCGTTACAACCGGTATGTACCGCCTGCTCGGAAAAGTATATGTTGACTCCATAGATGTTGAAGCAGTCAGCCTGGATGTTATGGCGGATGCCGCTGAAGAGATCAAGCAGGTTATAATCAAGACGCATGAGTTAAAAGATGATAGTTCTTTCCAGATAAGAAATATGGAAGATATCCAAAATATGATGAAAAGCGTTACTAATACCATGAGCATGCTCCTTGGAAGCGTTGCTGTTATCTCGCTTTTAGTCGGAGGTATCGGGATAATGAACATCATGCTGGTTTCGGTTACGGAAAGAACAAAAGAGATAGGGCTTCGAAAAGCCATAGGCGCGCAGGAAAAAGATATTATGATGCAATTTTTAATAGAAGCTATAGTAATGACCGTGAGCGGGGGCATTATCGGTGTTATCTTTGGTGAGCTTATTTCTTTTATAATGGCAAAACTTACCGGTTGGCCGGTCATTGTCACAACCTTGTCCATAGTCGTTTCTACAATTTTTTCCGCTACAATCGGTCTTATTTTCGGGATATTCCCCGCAAGAAAAGCTGCAAAGCTTAATCCTATTGAGGCGCTCCGGTTTGAGTAA